The DNA window ATGATGCAAGATGTCCTCctcattgtttgtagttttaaacattgtcttttaatgatgttaaccaccgttgCATACTCactttaaactttaaatattgcctttcattgttgtaatctgccttgggtccttttcaaggagaaaggcagggtaaaaatatttaaaatgaataaatgaatgcttGGCTGCTTACAAATGAATGGCTTGATTGGGAAAATGAGGCATTTCCCTCATTTTATTCAGTAAGAAAGTTTAAGGTCCCCAGTGCTTCTGACCTTTTTTGAATGAGTGTGTGAATTTGGGGCATTCCTCCTATCACCACCACATAGAACccataaaaaaagtaaaactatgtaAGATTCAGATGAAATGGTTATCCTTGAACATGCATGATTTCTCCCTTCAATCACCAAACTAAAACTTAAGGTACATAGAAGTGTTTATAAACCCCTCACACATTACAGTTCTGATTCTTGTCAGATGTGTCCTGGCGCAAAAATGTAGACATCAGTCATGTCTACAGGAGCCAGGTGActcctctgaggaggaggagttaaagTACAATGATCCAAGGAATGCAGAAGAATTGGCTGCTTCTTTTAATCCTGGGCCCTCAGAAATTCAAGAAACACAGAGAAATCTTTTACTGCCAAGTAAAATTGCATGAATGAGGCCAAGGAAAAGAGAGGGCCTGGCCTGAGGGAGGTCTCCTCAGGAGTAGGGTTTTCCTTACAAGCAAGCAATCTCCTGAGAACCAGTCCCTGCTCATAACGTGGCCTAGATGGCTCACACCTGAACCTCCCATAGAGCTCTCAAGTCCTGCAGCAGTAGTCTATAAGCAGCTGGCAGCAAACTGTTCAACCAAGCTTGGACTTGTAGTAGCCAAACTTTGTTCAAATTTCTTGTTGCCTATGAACACCTTGGATTACTTCTCACAGTGACGTATGTTTCTCTCTCACTAGACTCCTGTTACCTTGGCTAATTAATGATCTTGGGAATGTTGACCTTTGCCCCCTGACAGCTCTGGTAAGACCGACTTGACCTGGTTGTGTGCTCATATTCTGTAATTATGTGCCTCAAGTTTGTGGTTTTGAATCATGACAGAGCTAAAAAGTTATGTTTGTGATTTCTTCCCCATGCACAGACCAATATCAGCTTTTGTTTCCAAATGAGACTTTAGATGCTTTCAAATGCCTTAGGAAAAGGCAGTTCCATGAATATAGTCCTATCAGGCACTCACAACTCTTTACATTTTCGAGCTAGCTGTGTGTTAGCCTCCTGTTCTGATGAAGGGGATATACCAGGCGTTCACGTTGCAGTTTGGAAATACTATTGTTTAATTGTTATTTACTTCGGTTTCTAAACAGATCTATGTTATCATGTGTTTTCACTTTAAGGAAAAAAGAACTGTAGACCAGAACAAACCACTGTCTATTTATATTACAGCACTCTGCTCAACAGAGGCAACTATGTTATGGAAAGACAAGTCCATTTATCATAAAAGGCTTTATTTCTTAAAGTAGCATATGATGCAGtaacaaacaaaatatatcaaaatgtatttcaattttttcagATTTGCAGATGCCCAAGGTTGAAGTGCTAGCATATCAGCATGaaactttattaaaaaaaaaaaacaggttaagAAGAGAAAGCAAGTAATCAAACATGCAAGTTCCCATGATCAATATTACCATTTTGCTCATGTGATGAAAAAAAAGTTACATGGAGATGCTTTGTTATAAGAATTTATTCCTAAGTTTGCAAAGTTGTGGTTGTCTGTCCATCCAGACCCAAGTCTTTGGCTACCAGCATTGCAGTCACTGGATGCATGGAAGCTTTATGCTGCTGGAAAGCACTGATAGCTTGATCACGGGATTTTTCAAATTTATACAGATCCCTGCAATAAATTccatataaatgttaaaatataAGTATTATACATATTTTTCTTAGCTTTATATTCTACCTCTCCTCCAATGAATGCAAGAAGTTATGTGTGGCTTCCTTGCACTTTACCCTCAAAATGATCTTGTAAGTTAGGCCAGGTAGAGAGAGTAATTTGCCCAAGGTCACGGTGACTTTCATAGCTTCAAGTCAAGACATGGCCCTGATCATGGAAGTCCCACTCTAGCAAGTTTCAGATGAACTACACTGTTATTCACCTCATTTTTTCTCCCAAGTTTGAAAATGAGTCACAGGTACAGCAAGTGTCCACTGTTTTTTGAAACACCACAGTTTTCCAGAAGGATCTGCATATGTAAATTTAAAGTTTTATGCCAAGATGCAGTAAAAAAGCAGAGTTTTCTGTGCTAACAAGCCAAGAGACAGAGCAAAGTAGGTCCACAAAAGAAACACAGTTTATACAGTGCTCCAGATATTTGGATTTTTGAGGACAACAttggagaaagaaaagacagagtgTGATGATGGCCAATATACACAGAAAGACTGGAAAAAGGGAAAGAGCTTAAATGCAAGACTGAGGCCTTATAATAATCTGAAACCACTTTGGAAGCCAATCACTGTCTGCTCATTTCCAATTTTGAGTAACTGAAACCTAGTTTTACTAAATGACTCCAACAGCTGTTCAGAAGGTAGTGTTCTGTAAACATAAGATTTTTTTGTGCATCAGATACCAAGACTTGGCAAAGCATATACAATACTGAATAAAATTTATTACTACAAAACCCAAATTCTGCAAGGAAACTAGGGATCCTGTTCAATTCCCTTGGAACAGATGAGCTAACAGTACGAATGGGACTGGTAGCCCTGTCCACCATTAGTTTGTGTCCCTCTTTTTGAAAATTCAATTTTGCTTCCATTTCGTAGTACAGTAACCAGTTCTCAAAACCAGGTTTAAAGAGGTTAAGCCTCTTCCTCAAATAAATCCACTGCACTGGTTTCATACTTCCCTGCAATCTTTCTTGTTTAAAAACCAGGTTTGGATTTATTTGTTGGTACTGCTTTACTTAGTCTTTCTTCTCTCTTGCCCCTCAACTACTGGCTCTTTGAAGGCTCAAGGATCTAGGTAAATTGCCAAATATATTCAAGATTTCTGAAGATcttgttatttataaagttttatttttgtggtTAGATTGTTATCCTCCACAATCTCCACATTGTGAAGCCTCTATAATGTTCATAAAAAGAGGGTTAAAATAGGTTGAACAGAAGAAGTTCTCTCAACTGGTTTGGCGGTTTCAAAGAAACCACTTTTGCAtaatttcagaaaaggaaaaccaaaatcagATCACAGTAACCCAACCTAGACAAAGAGCATTCATTTTTTGATATTTGTTTTACCTAAACAGTGGACGAGTGAACTTCATTCTGCCTTGTTCGGTAGCCATCTTTAATGCAAGAGGAATAGCATCTTCCCATCCGGCCTGAATGCAGAGGCGAAGCCACCTACAAAACAGAGTCAGTCTTCAGTAAAATGAAGTTCAAATCAAGACTAAGAGAATTCAAGTCCTGCAACAAGGGGTTTCCGTATTTCTCAACTGTGCAAATTAAGAATACATAGATATCAACAGCTTGCCTATTTTCTCTTGCTTCTAGGATTaagatagcactcttcaaatatttgaaaggctgtcatacagaggaggggcaagatctgtttttgatcatcccagagtgcaggacatgcaacaatgggctcaagttaaaggaagccagatttcagttgaacatcaggaaaaacttcctaagtgttagagcagtacaacagtggaaccagttatctcgggagttggtgagtgctccaatgctgcaggcattcaagaaaaacttagacaatcacctggcaaatatggtttgattgtattcctgcattgagcagagggttggacttgacggtcttataggcccctttcaacttcacttttctatgattctataatgaaACTCTACAGCAATCCTGAATTTGGTTGGTAAGAGGGAATGACACAAAAGACAGGGTATTGGGAAAGAGAATAAATAGTCTgtagttttaaattttgcttACTAAGCAGCCATTTTAGGTCAAATATTCTGAATAATACAATACAAACAGTTAACATGCAAAGGTATCAACTTTCACATTTGTTCAAAAACTCCAGGTATGAACATAAACACCCATCCTTAAACATTTTACGATTGATTCATTGTACATACTTCTGTTTCGAGGCATTGCCCGTTTACTGGTAGATTAACTTTCAGATCTGACAGAGATTACCCCTGAACAGTGTTCCTCTTTCAGGAGGAACACTTAAAgattatattttcatattttacaaACCTGAATCTAATTTCAGAATTGTGCACAGCATTAAAGTCATAAACTTCTTGCATTCTTCTTACATGGCTCACTGGCATAGGAttctaaaataaaaagagagagtagTGTTAAGACTTTTATTTAAATGATATTCTTGAAGTCTTGTAAAACCAGGATTGCCACATGCCTAAAGTGTTAAATAGTACACATTTTGCTCTTGACAGTTAATATGATTTTATTGTCAAcaacacaatttttttctgagaCGACTGCTAAGATAGTTTAGCTGTTATCATGTAGAAAATGACCTAGCCATTAACAATGCTAAATTCAAAATTGTagtctttggaaaaagaaaaaagtgcatgGATGGTAAATAATCTCTACAGAATTAGAGAAGGCAAAATCTTATTATTATCTTGGCATAAGTTTCTCAGCTACAGGATCTTGGGCTCTAGAAATAAAGAGAAGGGAACTGAATGTAGGTCTTGCCTAAAATCTTTACTGACTGCTCAATTTAATATAGTCAGGCATATTATGCCCAATTCTAAATATTTGTAAGACAAAAGTAATACCAATGCTAATTTTTGTGCAGAAATCTGCAGTTTCCCTGATATCAACACTGAAAGAGTTAACTGCTTTCTGCATACTGATGTTAGGGAATTCTAAAACTTCCACATTATCTAACTGCAGTGGAATTGGGTATAGGAATGATTTCTAGTGTGGTACAGTATATGCTAGGATGGTCAGCTGCTGGTGTAGAATTAACCAGATGAAGGAAAGTAGACTTCCCAAGGCCtctctagagcagtgcttcccaacactggatgtccagatgttcttggactgcaactctgagaaatcctggcaagcacagctagtggtgaaggcttctgtgagttttagtccaagaacatctgggggtccaaggttgggaaccattggtctagaggCACAGAGAATGGCTCAATATGGACATGTTTGGTTATAGAAATTTTCTTAATTGCTTTCCGACTATGGATTCTCTATACAAGCACTTAATCCATAGGGAAATGAGACCAGAAATATATTCAGACAAACAGTTTTGGATGCTGGAGTCCAAATTCACTTAACGGTCATCAGATCCTTAAGAACTGTCAAATGGTTAGCAGGCATGAAATAGCAGCAACAATATGGaaaatagttgtgggtttttcaggctctttgggcatgttctgaaggttgttcttcctagtgttttgccagtctctgtggccggcattttcagagaacattatgaagatgccggccacagagactggtgaaacgtaaggaagaacaaccttcagaacatggccaaagagcccgaaaaacccacaacaaccattagatcccggccgtgaaagccttcgcgaatacaatacgGAAAATAATTGTCATATCCAAGAAAATGGGGCACCAGAAAGTCTTTGCCACAATATGTTTTGAAGAAATGGAATCAATGATGAAACCAGAGAGATTCCATCGCATATCAGTCTAAGACATTGTATCTACATGTCATCAGCTGTGGAAGGTTAAACGCACAATGTTCTCCACTATCAGTTATATACTGACATCAAAGGATGTTATTTAGTTCTCttgttaaagagaaagaaaggttcAGAAGCAAAAGAAATACTGGACTTCCAGCTTCAAGAGACAAACCAACATATGACAAAAATGTGCTTTATTTGCAGTAAAGGCTACCAGATGCAGAGAAATTTGTGGACTCCATCTCTGTAAATCATGGATACTGGAAAACATAACAGTATGATTGTAACCTGATAAAACCCATGCCACTTCCTAACAATTTTATCtccattttaataaaataagttTGTTTTAGAAGTAAAGTTTTATCCTTTTTAAAGGTATTTGACATGTATACATACTTAGTATGTACTAGTTTTATGTGCCAATTTTAATTGCTGCATTTCCATTTTTATGCTAGTTTGATTGACTGTAAAAGTTTTATTTTGCTATGGTCTATGACTAGTGCAATCAGCATTAAACCAAAGAAAACCATCTTGATATGTCTCTCTCAGGCTTTCCCCAAGATGGATTGGGAATGCAATTTGGGACAAACCCCTTCTGTTACCTCCAACTTCACATTGGAGATAACGGGAATGTTCTCCAGGCAGAGATTCTATACCTCTTTTTGCAAATATATGAGGAAATTTTGGGAGGGctaaaggaggggaaaaaatttgATGGAGATGCCTTGTCACACCATCTGGCCTGCCAGCTTGGTCTCAAAGGCAAGTCATTTCCTCCCCAGGACCGATACACCTCCCCATCCCTCTTCTATAAGCTGGAAAAGCAATGAGAAAAGTTagtagaaaaaaatgcaaaacccTTTCTGCAATTACCTCCAGCAAGATTAGGGCAAGGAACTCGATACGCTGGTGGGAAGACATCTCTCTTATATCAGCCGAACTAAAGGAGCAGAGTTCACTTTCCGTAGCCTAAAAAGTAGAATtcaaagaaaatctgaaaatctttCAGGAATTCCATGTAAGGAAGAACAAGGCAAATTTGTTACCAGCAGTTAAGATTCAAGTTTTCATTTGAGAAACTTGATTTTATAAACCAGTCAGTCAGAATATACAATCAAAGGAACCTTTTGCCTTCTATTTTCTGCATACATTCAGATACAGTGCATGAATGATTACCCAAATTCAGAAAGGCTGCATCTCATCCTTTCTAGGGCAATGTTGGCAACTGTGGTCCTTCATctattgctggactgcaatttccaccTGCCCTAGCCATTATAGCAAATGGTAAGAGGTTATATCAGTTGCAGCCCAACATATGAATAGCCACAGTTGCCTCCCATTGTTCTTTAACCATCTAATTTCAAAGAGAATTTGGAAGGTCAACCTGGAAAAAATAGGGACAGGACTGTCTATTCCATGCAACTCGTCTTACTACTGGTCAGTCTCTGTCACTTACATTCATTCCAATCTATGGTTAAAACAGTTTGGAAGGTCATGTTGAAAACATAAAGTCATGAAAGCAACTATATATGTTTTTCATAAGAACAGTTAAGTTTACTTTACAAAAGGTTATTAAATTTTGCGTCACAAAACCGGGCAAGGGTATGCATgtttggaaaacaaagcaaaatgcaatATTAGCACTACAGGtgaaatatgattaaaatatCCTATGTATTTTTAGGACATTGACTCACTTTGATCCATCTTTGGCTCAAAGCAATACAAGCATTTGATAGTGTTGTATCGTACCTGGTgaaggtggggaaaaaacaggatGGGAAAAAACATGATTTCGTTAAAACTGTGAAAGTTTTTCCACTTATTGCAGCACAGGTTCTACAAGCCCACATCCATATTCTATCTTGCCACCTCTTAGCAGAATGAAATTAATGAACAGTCCTATTTCATACATTTCTCTGATTAGATGTGTTTCTGAAGAAATGTCTTCCATTGAGATACAATTATAGACAACCTATAGAACCTTGGTTATAGCAactcagagattttaaaaaggtttcttttttggactgcagctccaagaATATTTCAGCCAGCACAACCAGGAACCACTACTACATGTGATATTCTGAGAGTTGTGTTTCTAATCTCTGATGAAACCCTtatattatggctgaaatccagttgcttagcatagtaagtcatactaCAGTAAGACCATTAAATCAGGTTGGATTTGGTGAAGCATCTTCTCTGTAAgatcctttgattcaaatgggcctactttagttgtaactaactaagctaagcaacatgatttcagacaacataaattaaaatacaaagtcCAAAAGGGACATTTAATAGAACTCCTAAACAGTTTTTGTAAGTTAGATCAAGAGTCTCCAAACTATAGCCCATGAGCCACATCAGGCCCGCCATGCTGTTTTATCCAGCCTGTTCCCTTCATCCTACGTGTGTGTGCATTCACATTCCTggtccttcggccctcaaaaatgttgaaaatatccagtgtggccctcacagtcaaaaatttggagacccctgagtTACATCATGATCAAATAACAGATGTCTGAATGTTCTATTTACACTATTTGAAATATTCATGTGTAAATCACAGGGTTTAAAGAAGTAGCTGGGTTAATCTCTTTGTGCATGTATAGCAAAAAAGCCAAAACCAaagccttgtggcacctttagACCAATAAATTCATTTTAGAATGAACTTTCGTAGATTAGTCCACTTCAGATGCATTGAGTCCAATATCTAAGACACAGGTTTACACATATGCTTCAGCACCTCAAAGGCGAAAGCCCTACAGTTGTGGATTATCCCATAGATATTTAGCATCAGCTaattactttctctttttttcaggacaCCTATGTAATCAACACTTGAAGTCTGAAGAATTAGGCTGCAACTCATGAGAAGTCCTTGCACAAACACATTAGCCTTAAAAAGGAGCCACAGTACTTCACTCTGTTTTGGTTACACATACTTTACATATTCATCTGATATTCAAATTGAACACATCAACCaatttaaacaaatgaacaaacaagatgaccagaaaaatgaacataaataaagaaatgattttttaaataactgaagcACCAATAtatagccattctcaacctttttttggccactcCCCTTTTAGGAGTTCTTCTCAGATTCCAGGGCCCCCTGTCAAataaggatacaacacaaacaaaTGTCTTTCACAAACTTCTCACATTTGTCAGTCTggggcccccttcaaatgtgccgaGGTCCCCTAGGGGGCCATACGGcttccattgagaatggctggtttaagGTCAGCTCAAAAGTAGCTAGGAACATGACAGAAGATCCTTACGTTGGTTTTACGGGTGGCATGCCAGGAGTGTTCATCCATGCATTCCAATCAACTTTCTCAAGCACATCAATCTAGAAGAAACAAACTATATATCTAAAATATATTGATGTTAACGTTTCACTAATTTAGGATAACATAACAGGAtttgaagatttttcttttcctttaatctTTATGGAACTACTTCATTcaatataaaatactgtatccttttcaaaaaataataCTTTGTTAACAAATACAGGACATTTCAAAAATTGACGCCTTCATGTACTGCTTTCCTTTGATGTTTACTTCCCCATCAAAAGGGGAAGTAAACATCTTGCAGCATACAGTGGATTTGCAATATCAGGATTCTGGCAGGAAATAAATGTTTCCTGCTAAATGTCCTTGTAAAATGTCAACTTTCAATTAACCCCGAGTTCCTTGAAGAAGCACCTTGCAGCTTGCCTGGCACCTCTTTGTCTTGGAAGGAAGGCTAATCACCAACACACCTTTTAAACAACCCATGGGAGAAACATGATGAATGGGCAATCTTTGTCTTTAATGTTTACAGAATACTCAGGAATGCTTAATGGTAAAGCGTGTTTTTATGCAAAATCCCAGCATTAAAAAAAGCTTCTGAAGCAGCTGTCAAGTTAGAGGAGGAAAGAGCTGACTAGAAAGTTCATTGATGTGACAGGTTCATTTCCAAATGTTAACCCAGAATTCTGAACTGTAAGAGCAATCCTTACCTTGTCCTTAAAATAAGTGTATAGGAAGTTcttccaatcttcagttgtaatACTCTGGTATGCAAACTGCTGGATATATGCTCTCAAAAAGCCTATGAAGACATCTGTAAGCACATAAGATATATTAACCAGATGTAAACATATTACGATATTTCCTGATGCAAAAAATACATGCTTTCCAATGTAACTAAATACCTGGTCCACCAAGAAGCTGTTCAAGGTAAAGCAGTAATGCAGAACCTTTCTCATATGGAACAGAAGAATAAGCAACATCGGGGTCTACGTCTTTCAGACTAGGGATCAAGTTGGTCATGGGGTTTGTGCTTCCAAGGGTATTTATCTGAAAAGCAAAACATATGTTGTGATTACATTTTTAACAAAGTTTGACCTCTTGATAagcaggagggggagaagagagaataCACCATCCAACACTCAGCAGAACTGCCAAATTATTAGTCAACCTCTTCGCAACTGTAGCATCTCTAGTGTCATCTGTTCCACTGTTTATATGTTCTACTGCAGAGACTGGAAacctatgcccccccccccacatattgTTGGACTCCAATTTCCATCAGCTCCAGCCCACTTGGCCAGTTGTCAATAACAATGGGAGTAAAAAAACAGGTTATCCACTcttgttctattttttaaaaatgtcacagtCAAATGGTTTTATTCTACTATGAGCCCAGGTTATTTTAGGATCAGTATGATGCTCCACTATGTTATCTTTAATTCAGAATTAGAAGGGGTTCAGATTGACTGGTCTAGTTCCAAGTGTTCACCTCACACAATAACTGAATGCCTGATTCTCTAGCCTCCAGCTTGCAACACAAgcagaaacagaaatgtttgcaAGATGCTGAACCTGCTCAGAACAAAGGATTTACCAGCTGTGGACTGCTGAGACAAAgcaaaaatatgttttgaaattGTTGCAGCTGTTTTATACCCTTCACAGGAAGCTGTTTTAATGATTTGCATACTGCATTTCTCCcccttatttttattctttgaaCGTGTGTGTATTTCTCTGGAAGCTGCTATGGggacaaaatataaaacaaaaatgttataaaataaacaattagtCTTAGGAGGGATGATGAAGTACATAGTATTCCTCAAAGCTAGATAGTCTTAAGGCTGATTTTACATATaccaaatgtttttaaaaaacgttaacttaatttctttttaactAGAAGCATGTACCGTGTTTTGTAATTCTCGCCAGCCTCCCAGAGCATGGAAATGCCTGAACTGTTCACCAAAGAGCCGGCCACCGATTCGGCGTTCCAAGTACACTGTGTGTCCTTCATTTAGCCTGAAAAACCAAGCACATGTGTCATTACAACTGTATATCAATGACATTTCAATTAAGACAGTCTCTTAAAAGCTTTTGGATGTCACCTACCAAAAATGCTCCCATGTTTTATTTGTTACCAGATTTCCTGTCCAGCTATGAGAAATTTCATGTGCAATAACCTGAAACATACAAAAATGTTGTAAGTGTACAGTTGTCTCGTTTCTTTCTCACCACAACGACATATTAAAAAGCACAGCCTTTTTCAAGATCACATACCTGTATTATCCAAGCATAGTATCACACTTGTTGAATATCTGCATAAAGTACCCCCACAATTAATTGTCCAAAAAACAGCAGACAGTTGTGATCAAATTAATTACTCCAAAATGTTTCCACACAGGCttaactgaacttttaaaaataatatacacaGCATCATTTACATGGCAATTGGTGGCAACATTTAGTAACTTTAATTAAGCAATAATTGGGAAGAACAGACAGCAtctggacatttatttatttcatttacaagatttttagccgcggtattaccagtggtctctgaatggcatacaacaatattaaaactttaaaagcattaaaaccattaaaataggcaatattataataatatcctatattaaatcattaaaacattaatagtaataaatcctgctgctcatatggccagctaaagaatactatttaattaaaatgctggctaaacagaaaggtctttgcctggcaccaaaaagccaaaaatgttggagccaggtgtatctctatagggagggcgttccaaagttggggggcaacagctgagaaggccctatttcgacatcgcctctttcagggatggcactttCAGAAGGgtctcctggcctgatcttagaggatgggcaggcttaTATGGAAGAAGggggtcctttaggtaaccaggtcctaagctgtttagggctttatatatcaaagtaagcactttgaattgggcccgagcaacaaccggcagccagtgtaaatttttcagaactagcgtgatatgagtctgtgcggcggcaccacttaccagccgcgcagctcggttctgtgccagttgcaatTGCTGGACCGtgttcaaaggctgccccacatatagtaCATTgtagtagtccagtctggttgctACCAGTGCATGtatgactgttgccaggctccgctcatccaggtaagggtgtTGAAATactctctgcagctgtaagaaggcacccctggacaccgagtccacctgggcttccaaggtcagacccgggtcaaggagcacccccaagctgcggacctttTCCTttagggggaatgtaaccccatctaaggcaaggaaatggccctttaacctttCTGGAGGAGCACCTCTGACTTGTCTGGACTTAGCCTCAGTTTACTGACCCTCATCCAATCTATTattgagtccaggcacgagttcagaatgaCGACTGCCACActtggattggtagagaatgagaggtagagctgggtgtcatcagcatgttgctgactcctcagcccaaacctcctaacgacctaccccagcagtttcatgtagatactgaatagcatgggggacagtatagagccctgaggaaccccatgacacaaccgccatggatcagagctactgtcccccagcaccaccttctggacttgaTCAGCCAGGTAAGAGCAGGACCATCATAAAACGGTGtatcccattcccatcccagccaatttgtccagaaggacaccatggtcaatggtgctgaaagccactgagaggtccaggagaatcaatagggatgcattccccctatctttctcccggcaaatgtcatcaaacagggcgaccaaggcagtctccatctcA is part of the Pogona vitticeps strain Pit_001003342236 chromosome 5, PviZW2.1, whole genome shotgun sequence genome and encodes:
- the LTA4H gene encoding leukotriene A-4 hydrolase; amino-acid sequence: MAEADPSSFADPGCCRTHHLYLRCRVDFESKSLRGSAALTVRAERDRLRGLVLDTKDLTVHKVLVNQQEAQFVLGERHPFKGAPLEITLPFQVGKGQDVIVEISFETSPRSSALQWFTPEQTSGKRHPFLFSQCQATHCRAVLPCQDTPSVKLTYYAEISVPNELVALMSAKRDGDLPDPEESSRKIYRFSQNVPIPSYLVALVVGALESREIGPRTLVWAEKELVDKAAYEFAETEAMLKIAEDLAGPYVWGQYDLLVLPPSFPYGGMENPCLTFVTPTLLAGDRSLSGVIAHEISHSWTGNLVTNKTWEHFWLNEGHTVYLERRIGGRLFGEQFRHFHALGGWRELQNTINTLGSTNPMTNLIPSLKDVDPDVAYSSVPYEKGSALLLYLEQLLGGPDVFIGFLRAYIQQFAYQSITTEDWKNFLYTYFKDKIDVLEKVDWNAWMNTPGMPPVKPTYDTTLSNACIALSQRWIKATESELCSFSSADIREMSSHQRIEFLALILLENPMPVSHVRRMQEVYDFNAVHNSEIRFRWLRLCIQAGWEDAIPLALKMATEQGRMKFTRPLFRDLYKFEKSRDQAISAFQQHKASMHPVTAMLVAKDLGLDGQTTTTLQT